The proteins below are encoded in one region of Dioscorea cayenensis subsp. rotundata cultivar TDr96_F1 chromosome 18, TDr96_F1_v2_PseudoChromosome.rev07_lg8_w22 25.fasta, whole genome shotgun sequence:
- the LOC120282479 gene encoding PHD finger protein PERSISTENT TAPETAL CELL 1 — MHCGNGSSMKRKRGERVFRFESFCEQGVPCHFHGCFYENIMALVEFGNAEPSTTNKATKCWSFRLELHHHPPIFVRLFIVEEIIALSPYRHCPYCRTIGWGHHMICNKRFHIVLSSKGKGSAIPMIEGLELETIFRGTDSANKLSKSMEPQGHLMHGIMHANGFGHLIFVKGIEAGSEHLSGNQILFLWDRICNALHLRKVSLIDVAMKETMELRLIHGIAYGHSWFGHWGYKFSHGSYGITEQMYQKSIEALQALPLCLLLPHFSCSCHELPIIVAKYQAICCHTLLTLGDLLRFMIELKNHLPMNSTTPTMEYHGIISEATCRWSMKRVEMAAQVIVSELKKTESRWTSRQQIRDAARAYIGDTGLLDYVLKSLGNHVVGNYIVRRVVNPVTKVLEYCLEDISNKALPTCNNKNTVRFRCHVTRAQLSRDLLYLYKHVLKERRPGFTSGIFSSIPMAVRIILDMKNLIKDHGKESRLPGRIESGTNRTIELMCTVNITGEGKLPPYEQVSMQAHITIGELKRVVEKHYREMYLGLKSFTAEKVENKEAKDSDLVLRVVEPGSRIVIQGRVAVENGDQEMEIYESGNEERVINCRCGAKEDDGERMISCDICDVFQHTRCMGIADAEETPRVFLCSQCEHDIVSFPSIHY, encoded by the exons ATGCATTGTGGTAATGGAAGCTCAATGAAGAGGAAGAGAGGGGAGAGGGTTTTTAGGTTTGAGTCCTTTTGTGAACAAGGAGTGCCTTGCCATTTTCATGGATGTTTTTATGAGAACATAATGGCCCTTGTTGAGTTTGGAAATGCCGAACCAAGCACCACCAATAAAGCAACCAAGTGTTGGTCTTTTAGGCTAGAGCTTCACCACCATCCTCCTATCTTTGTGAGACTCTTTATCGTCGAAGAGATCATTGCTCTTTCGCCTTATCGCCATTGTCCTTACTGTCGAACCATTG GTTGGGGTCATCACATGATTTGCAACAAGAGGTTTCACATAGTGTTGTCATCAAAGGGAAAAGGAAGTGCTATTCCAATGATTGAGGGATTGGAACTTGAGACCATTTTCAGAGGAACAGATTCGGCAAATAAGTTATCAAAATCCATGGAACCACAAGGTCATTTGATGCATGGAATCATGCATGCTAACGGTTTCGGACATCTAATTTTCGTCAAAGGGATTGAAGCCGGCTCAGAGCATCTTTCCGGGAATCAGATACTATTCCTATGGGATAGGATTTGCAATGCATTGCACCTAAG GAAGGTGAGCTTGATTGATGTTGCAATGAAAGAAACAATGGAGCTAAGATTGATCCATGGAATCGCCTATGGCCATTCCTGGTTTGGCCATTGGGGTTATAAGTTCAGCCATGGAAGCTATGGAATCACTGAGCAAATGTATCAAAAGTCCATTGAAGCACTACAAGCTCTTCCACTCTGCTTACTGCTACCTCACTTCAGTTGTTCTTGCCATGAACTGCCAATCATCGTCGCAAAATATCAAGCGATATGCTGTCACACACTACTCACTCTCGGCGATCTTTTACGATTCATGATTGAATTAAAGAACCATCTTCCGATGAATAGCACTACGCCCACAATGGAGTATCATGGAATCATCTCTGAAGCAACATGTAGATGGTCCATGAAGAGAGTAGAAATGGCAGCTCAAGTTATAGTAAGCGAGCTCAAGAAAACAGAGTCCCGGTGGACATCGAGGCAACAAATACGAGATGCCGCAAGAGCATACATCGGTGACACAGGCCTCCTTGACTATGTATTAAAATCACTTGGAAACCATGTCGTCGGGAACTATATTGTTCGCCGTGTTGTTAATCCAGTAACCAAAGTTCTTGAATACTGCTTAGAAGACATCTCCAACAAGGCATTACCCACATGCAATAACAAGAACACAGTGAGATTTAGATGTCACGTTACAAGAGCTCAGTTGAGTAGGGACTTGTTGTATCTATACAAGCATGTTCTCAAGGAAAGAAGGCCAGGATTCACTTCAGGAATATTCAGCTCGATACCGATGGCGGTGAGGATCATTCTTGACATGAAAAACCTCATAAAAGACCACGGCAAAGAAAGCCGGTTACCAGGAAGGATAGAATCAGGAACGAATAGAACCATAGAGCTAATGTGCACAGTTAATATCACAGGAGAAGGGAAATTGCCACCATATGAGCAAGTTTCAATGCAGGCACACATAACAATAGGAGAACTAAAGAGAGTGGTGGAAAAGCACTATAGGGAGATGTATTTGGGTTTAAAGAGCTTTACTGCTGAAAAGGTGGAGAATAAGGAAGCCAAGGACTCAGATTTGGTACTTAGAGTTGTTGAACCAGGAAGTAGGATTGTTATACAAGGGAGAGTAGCAGTAGAGAATGGTGATCAAGAGATGGAGATATATGAGAGTGGGAATGAGGAGAGGGTGATAAATTGCAGGTGTGGTGCTAAGGAAGATGATGGGGAGAGGATGATATCTTGTGATATTTGTGATGTTTTTCAGCACACTAGATGCATGGGGATTGCTGATGCTGAAGAAACTCCTAGAGTGTTTCTTTGTAGTCAGTGTGAGCATGATATAGTTTCATTCCCTTCAATTCATTACTAG